The DNA sequence CGAACAGCGAGCCGACCTTGCGGCCCACGATCAGCATGTCGGTGTTCGCGACGCGGTAGCGCGCCGCCTCGATGGCCTCGCGCACGAACGCGCGCACCACCCGGATGCCGGTCAACTGCTCGCGCATCACGCGGTTGAGGGTGTCCAGGCGCAGCTGGTACTGCCGGAACAGCGGCACCATCCGGCCGATGATCAGGCCGGCGAAGATCAGCAGCAGGGGCACCGAGACGGCGATGAGCCACGACAGCCGCACGTCCTGTCGCAGCGCCATGATGATGCCGCCCACCGCCAGCAGCGGCGCCGTGATGAGCATCGTCGAGCCCATCATCGCGATCATCTGGACCTGCTGGACGTCGTTGGTGTTGCGCGTGATGAGCGACCCGGCCCCGAAGTGCGAGACCTCACGCTCCGAGAAGCCGCTCACGCGCCCGTAGACGGCGTCGCGCAGGTCGCGGCCCAGCGCCATCGAGGCCTGCGCCGCCAGGCGCGTGGCGATCACCGCCGCCACGATCTGCAGCAGCGAGACGGCGAGCATCACCCCGCCCGTGCGCCAGATGTAGTCGGTGTCTCCCTGGGCCACGCCACGGTCGACGATGTCGGCGTTGAGGCTCGGCAGGTAGAGCATCCCGATCGCGGCGAGGAACTGGAACACCAGCACCCCGGCCAGCAGCCATCGGTACGGGCGCAGGTAGCGCCATAACAGTCGTCGAAGCACGGGCGTGGTCTCCAGGGGTTCCGGTGCGTGGCGCGCGCCGTCAAGGCGCCGCACGAGCCTATGCGCGCGATGCGCGCGACGCGAGGCTTTTCGCGCCGAAATGCGACAACGTTCTCCCCACCGCCTCGTCCGACGGCGGCGAGGTCACCTCGTCGGCGCCCCGCTCCCCTCGCCCAGGGCGTGGAGCAGCACGTCCTCGACGCAGAGTTGAGGCGTGGTCCACCCGAGGCGCCGCACGAGGCCGTCGTCGAGCACGTAGTCGGACTCGACCTGATACATCATCTCGCGCTGCTCGCGAGCCCGGCCGCTGACCAGGGCCGCGACCGTGACCGCCGCCGAGCGCAGGGGCCGCAGCCGCACGGGGCGCCCCCGCAGCCCACCGAGCGCGGTGGCTACCTGGCGCCCCGTGGTCGGGCGCAGCGCGGGCAGGTGCAGCACGGGCGAGGCGCGCAGCGCAGGCTGGAGCGCGATGCGGGCGAGCGCGGCGGCGAGCTCCGGCGTCCACGCGAAGGAGTGCCGCGCGTCGGGGTCGCCCAGCCACGGGAGGGCGCCGCGGCGCCCGCGGGCGCACGCGACGACGTCGTGCCAGGGCAGGATCGAGCTCTGCGCGCCGGGACCGAGGAAGTCCGCCGAGCGGGCGACGACGACGTCCGCCCCCGCCTCCTGCGCGCGGCGCACCTCGCACCAGCCCGCGAGCCGGGCGCGGCCCTTGCGGCTGCAGGGCGCGAGCGGTGACTGCTCCGTGACGGCGCCGTTCGCGCGGCCGTACACGTAGAGGTTGTCCAGCACGGTCAACGGCGCCCCAGACGTGTGAGCGGCGCGCGCGACGGCCGCCAGGAGCGGCGGCCACTGCTCGGCCCACGTCGTGGCGCGGTACGGCATCCCGAGTGTCGCGACCACGGCGGCGCAGCCGTCGAGCGCCTCCGTGAGCCCAGGCCCGTCGTAGGCGCTGAGCGTGTGTCGCTCGACGCCGGGAGCCTGGTCGCCTTCCCCGCCGCCGTCCCCGCCGGCGCGCCCGACGGCGCGCACCGGCACGCCCGCCCGCGCGAGGGCGGCGACAACCAGACGGCCGATCTGCCCGCTGGCGCCCAGCACCACGATCGGGCCACTCACGGCCTCACCGCCGCGGGTCGGCCCGGCGGCGTCGCGCCCGTCGCGCCCGCCGGTCTGGCACTGCGACAGCGATCCAGCGCGTGACCCATCGTCACAGCCTGGCGCCCTCGCACGCCCCGAACACGACGAAGGCTCCGTCCGCGTCGCGGACGGAGCCTTGCCGGTGTGGTGCGCCATCAGGGACTCGAACCCCGAACCCGCTGATTAAGAGTCAGCTGCTCTGCCTATTGAGCTAATGGCGCGCAACGAGCGGATACGTTACCAGCCCCTGGCGCCTGGAGAGAAACCGATCAAGCCCACCGGAGTGTGACCTCGATGACAGTGCACCGAGCGTGTGCCGGGCGCTCAGAGATAGAGCCCGGTCGCCCCCGCTTCCTGCTGCTGCTGGCTCACGCCGTGCACGTCGCGTTCGCGCAGCAGCACGTAGTCGGCGCCGCCCACCTCGACCTCGGCACGCCCCTCGGGGTCGAACAGCACGCGGTCGCCCACCGCGACCTGCCGCACGTGCTCGCCCTTGGCCACGACGACGGCCCACGCGAGCCGCTTGGGCCCCACGGCCGTCGCGGGGATGACGAGGCCCGCCGACGACTGGCGCTCCGACGCGTCGACCTCGGGCTGCACGAGAAGCCGGTCGAACAGCATGCGGATCGGGATGCTGGGGGTGGCTGCCGTCGGCGGCTGCGCTGCGATGGTGCTCACCGGACCAACGCTAGACGACGTCGGCGTGTGGTTAGGCTCGGTGTCCGCACCAACCCCTCGCCTGTGGAGCCTCCCATGCCTCGTCTCGCCGTCGGCGACACCGCCCCCGACTTCGCGCTGCCCACGTCCGACGGCGGTGACCTGTCGCTCGCGGCCGCGCTCGCCGCCCCGGGGCGCCGCGGCGTCGTCGTCTACTTCTACCCCGCCGCGATGACGCCTGGCTGCACGACGCAGGCGTGCGACTTCCGCGACTCGCTGGCCTCGCTGCAAGGCGCCGGGTACGCGGTGGTGGGCGTCTCCCCTGACGGCGTCGACAAGCTCGCGCGCTTCGCCGAGCGCGACCTGCTGACCTTCCCCCTGGCGTCCGACGCCGACCACGCCGTCGCCGAGGCGTATGGCGCGTGGGGCGTGCGCAAGCTCTACGGCAAGGAGGTCACGGGCATCATCCGCTCAACCGTCGTCGTCGCACCCGACGGAACGGTCGCGCTCGCGCAGTACAACGTCAAGGCGACCGGGCACGTGGCACGGTTGCGCAAGGCGCTGGGCGTCGACTGAGCGACAACGGTGCCGGAGGCGGGACTCGAACCCGCACGCCACAGGGCACGGCGACCTAAGCGCCGCGTGTCTGCCAGTTCCACCACTCCGGCCGGCCGCGCCAGTCTAGAGGGCGTCGCGCGGCGGCGCGCTCACCCGGACACGCGCCCGCCACTGGTCCACACCTTTGGCGGCGCGTGACGGTCATACAGGGCGTCCGGCCCAATGGTCCGTACCTTGACGCCACAGTGACGTGGGTCATATGGTCACCGCAAGAACTGACATCGAAGTCAGATTCATACGCGGGAGTGGCCATGACTACTCGGCTCGCGCAAGCACTCCAGGATGATCCGACGGCGAGCGCCGGCTTGCTCGTCCTGCGAGCGTCGATCGGCCTGCTCATCCTCGGGCACGCCGCGCAGAAGACGTGGGGCGCGCTCGGCGGCGAGGGGCTGACGGCGACAGCCGCCATCTTCGAGCGGGTGGGCTATCGCCCCGGCCGCCCCATGGTCGTGGTCGCCTCCATCCTCGAACTGCTTGCGGGAGCCCTCCTCATCGTCGGCCTCCTGACGACGCTCGCCGGCGCCCTGCTCACCGCCGTCATGGCGGTGGCGTGCTCCGCCCACTGGCCCCGCGGACTCTGGGCGGCCCACGGCGGGTTCGAGCTCCCGCTCCTGTTCGGCGTCGTCGCCGCCGCGCTCACACTGACAGGCCCGGGCGGCTGGTCGCTCGACGCCGTCGTCGAGCCATCCCTGCCGCCCGCGACGGCCCTCGTCGTCCTCCCCCTCGCCCTGGCCGCCGCCATCGGCGCCATCGCGCTGCGCAGCGCGGGTCAGGCGAAGACGCCGTCGCGATCCCCCCGTGCCACGCCCGCCCCACCGCTGGAGAAGAAGCACCGCCCGCGCCATCGACCCTGACGACCATGACCGGGAGAGAACCCATGAGACCGACCGCGAAGACCGTCGCGCCCGTGCTGACCCTCGGACTGCTCATCGCCGGATGCTCCGCCAAGGCAGAACCCGGCCCCCAGCCGTCTGCCACGGCCGAGGTCCACGGAGGCGACGGCGTCACCACGGGCCCCGGCGTCACCGACGACACGATCACCCTCGGCGCCCTGGTGCCGCTGAGCGGTCCGATCGGGGGCCTGGGACAAGATGCCGTCGCCGGGGTCAAGCTCTACTTCGACGAGGTCAACGCCGCGGCAGGCGTGTGCGGGCGCGAGGTCGTGATCGAGGCGCGCGACAACAAGTGGGACCAGCAGGAGACGCTGACCCAGTACACCGGGCTGGCCGGCAAGGTCGCCGCATTCGCGAACCTCTCCCCCGGCGACCATGCGCTCACCCTCAAGGACCGGCTCGACAACGACGGCCTCGCCGTCATGGCCGGGTCCTATGACCCGCTGCTGCTCGACGTGCACCAGGCGTTCATGCCCGGCAGCCCCTACGACGTCGAGGCGGTCAACGGCATCGCCTACCTGATCGAGCAGGGCGTCGTGGCCAAGGGCGACACCATCGGGGTCATCGCCTACCCGGTCGGCATCGGCGCCGCGGTGACCAAGGGCGTCGACGGCGCGGCCGAGCACTTCGGCCTCACGGTCGAGCACACCAAGATCGACAGCACCGCGCCCGACGCGACCGCGCAGGTCAACGCGCTCAAGCAGGCCGGCGCGAAGGTCATCGTCATGGGCACGGCCGGGGCCGCCGTCGTCTCCGCGGCCTCGGTCGCCGCCGCGTCCGACTATCGCGTGACCATCCTGGCGACCAACCTGCTGTCCCAGGGCGACGTCCAGGGCGCCGCGAAGGACGCGATCCTCAACCACGTCGTCCTGGTGTCCAACAGCGCGCCGTTCAGCTCGCGCGCCCCTGCGGTCCGCAATCTCCTGGCCGCGTGGCAGGACCAGGCCGACGGCCGTCCGATCAGCACACCGGTCGGCGCCGGATACCTCCTGGCCAAGGTGCTGACCGTGGCGCTGCAGCAGGCCTGCCTCGACGGCGACCTGACCCCGCACGCCATCACCGCGGCGCTGTCGACGGTCGGCAAGATCGACACCGAAGGGCTGAGCGTCGACCTCGACTACTCCACGCCCGGGCAGCCGCCGTCCCTCGAGACGTTCGTCCTGCGGCCCGACGCCGACGCCGACGGCGGCGTGGTCGCCGTGACCGAGCCCTTTGCCAGCGACGCGGCCCGCGCCTACGCCTCCGCGCGCGGCTACACGAAGTAGCCGCCGTGGCACTCCAGGTCGAAGGCCTCGCGGTGCGCTACGGGCTCGCCGAGGCGTTCCGTGACGTCAGCCTGCGCGTCGACGACGCGCAGATCGTGGCCCTGCTCGGCAACAACGGAGCCGGCAAGACGACGCTGGTCCGCGCGCTGTCCGGCACCCTCGCGCGTCACGGCGGACGCGTCGTGGCCGGGTCCGCGCGGGGCGCGGGGCTCGACCTCACCCGCGCGCGAGCGGACGCGATCGTCCGGGCCGGCGTCGTCCAGGTGCCCGAGGGGCGGCGCATCTTCGGGCAGCTCTCGGTCGACGAGAACCTCGCCGCCGGGGCGCTCGCGCTGCGATCGCGCGCCGAGGCGCGCCGGATCAAGGCGTGGGTGCTGGACCTGTTCCCGGTCCTGGCCGCCAAGGCCGGACATCCGGCCGCGCTGCTGTCGGGCGGCGAGCAGCAGATGCTGGCGATCGGGCGCGCGCTCATGAGCGGGCCGCGGACGCTGCTGCTCGACGAGCCGTCACTCGGCATCGCACCGCTGGCCACCCGCACCATCATGGACACGGTGCGCGAGGTCAACCGCGCCGGCGCCAGCGTGCTGCTGGTCGAGCAGAACACCCGCCTCGCCCTATCCGTCGCCCACCACGCATGCCTGCTCCACGGCGGCACGATCCGCGCCGAGGGGCCGGCGGCCGACCTGGCCGCGTCCGACGTGATCCTGGAGCTCACCCTGGGCCGGGGCGTCGCCCACACGGCGACCGCCGCCGCCGTGGCGAGGGGTGGCGGCGATGGGTAGCGACACGATCCTCGAGGCCGTCGACATCACCGTGCGGTTCGGCGGCGTCGTCGCCCTCGACGCGGTCTCCTTCCGCGTGGCCACCGGCGCGATCCACGCGATCATCGGCCCCAACGGCGCCGGCAAGTCAACCTGCTTCAACGCGATGACCGGCGTCAGCCCGATCGCCTCGGGTCAGGTGCGCCTCGACGGCGAGCGCCTGGACCGCCTGCCCGGGCGCCGGATCGTCGCACGCGGCGTGGCGCGCACCTTCCAGAACGTCGTGCTGCCCGAGTCCCTCACCGTCGCGGACGCCCTGCGGGTCGGGCGGCACCACCGCACGCGCGCCGGCCTGCTGGCCACGGCGCTCGGGCTGCCCTCGGCGCGCAGCGAGCGGCGCGCCGACGACGCGATGGTGCGCGACCTCGCCCAACTCCTGGGGCTGGCGGACCGGCTCGACGACCCGGCCAGCTCCCTGCCGCTCGGCCTGCGCAAGAAGGCCGAGATCGCCCGCGCGCTGTGCGCCGAACCTCGCCTCCTCCTGCTGGACGAGCCGGTGGCCGGCCTCAACGACGCGGAGTCCCAGGAGCTCGGCGACAAGATCCGCGAGTGCCGCGAGCGGTTCGGCCTCACGGTGCTGCTCGTCGAGCACGACATGGAGTTGGTGATGCGGGTGTCCGACCACGTGACAGTCCTCCAGTCGGGATGCGTGATCGCCGACGACCGCCCCGAGGGGGTCCAGCGGGACCCCGCGGTGATCAGCGCCTACCTCGGCGCCGAGGTCACCGAGCCCACCGCCCCCGAGCGGGAGGCGATCACCGGTGGATAGCCTCCTCAGCGCGACGGCCAACGGGCTGTCCCTCGGCGCCCTGTACGCCGTCATGGCCCTCGGCTTCGTCGTGATCTACCGCGCGACGGGCGTGCTCAACTTCGCCCACGGCGCGATCCTGCTCACCGGCGTGTACATCGCCTCGGTCGTGAGCCAGGCCCACGGGTACGCGCCGGGAGCGCTCGCCGGAGTCGGCGCCGGCGCGACGGTCGCCGTCGTCGCCGAGACCGTCTTCCTGCGCCACAGCAAGACCCGCGACCACATCACCCTGACCATCCTGACGCTCGGGCTCAACATCCTGCTGGTGACCGAGGTCAGCCGGCGTATCGGCACGCACACGCTGCCGCTGCACGACCCGATCGGCAACGCCCTGACCCGGTTCGGCGGCCTCACGCTGCCGACGGCCCGGGTGCTCGCGCTCGTCGTGTCCCTCGTCGTGATCACCGCGTTCCTCCTCGCGTTCAGGCTCACCCGATGGGGCCTGGCGATGCGGGTGAGCACCGCCGACGCCGAGGTCGCCAGCCTCATGGGGGTACGCCTGTCGGTGGTGTCGTGGACCAGTTGGGCCATCGGCGGGGCGCTCGCCGTCATCTCCGGACTGTTCCTCGCCTCGTTCCCGGCGCCGGGCGTGACGCCGTCGCTCGCCGACACGGCGTTCCGGGCGTTCCCGGCCGCGGTGCTCGGCGGGCTCGGGTCGGTGGGCGGCGCACTCGTGGGCGGCATCCTGCTGGGTCTGGCGGAGGCGTTCGCAGCGACCTACGAGGGCGCCCTGGGCTCGTGGGCGCACAACCTGTCGGGAATCTCGGCCTGGCTGCTGCTCCTGGTCGTCCTCCTCCTGCGGCCCGAAGGGCTCTTCAGCGCGCGGACGGTGCGACGTGTCTAGGGCGCGGGCGCTCGTGGCGGCACTCCTGGTCGCGCTCGTCGTCGCGCCGCACTTCCTCGACCGGTTCTGGCTTCAGGTCGGGTCGCTCACGATGGCGGCGGCGATCGCCGCGATCGGCCTGACCCTGCTGGTCGGCGTCGCCGGCCAGATCTCCCTGGCGCACGCGGTGTTCGTCGGCCTGGGGGCCTACGGCTACATCGTGCTCGCCGCTCCGAGTGACGCGGCCGGCTGGGGGCTGGGTCTGCCGACGCCGCTCGCGGCGATCGGCGGCGTGACCCTCGCCGGGCTCGCCGGGCTCGCGATCAGCCCCCTGTCGGGCCGCGTCAGCGGGCTCTACCTCGCCGTCGTGACGATCGGCCTCGTCTTCATCTGGCAGCACGCGCTCCAGGAGGTCGAGGACTTCAGCGGCGGCTATGCCGGCCGGCCCGCCCCCGAACTGAGCGTCCTCGGGCTCAGCCTGGGCGAGAGCCAACCCTGGCACATCGCGCAGGTGCCCTACGGCGGCGCCGAGAAGACGTGGCTGCTCTCGCTCGCGGCCCTCGTGTGCGCCTTCGTCGCGGCGCGCAACATCGCGCGCGGCCGCCCAGGCCTCGCCCTGGCGATGATCAAGGAGAACGAGATCGGGGCGAGGTCGCTGGGCGTCGACGTGCGTCGAGGCCGTGCGGCGGTGTTCGGGCTCGCCTCGCTGTATGCGGGCGTCGCGGGCGTCCTGATGGCGCTGACGACCCAGTTCGTCACCCCGCAGAGCTTCGGCTTCCAGCTCTCGACCGACTACCTCGTCATGGTCATCATCGGCGGCGTCGCCAGCGTGCGCGGCGCCGTCGCCGGGGCGCTCTTCGTCACCGTGCTGCCCCGCGTGCTGGGCCAGTACACCGACGGCCTGCCCTTCCTCGCGCGGGTCGGATCAGGCGGGATCGACGCGAACGTCCTGAGCGTGTTCGTCTACTGCGCGCTCCTGCTCGTGGTCATTATGTTCGCCCGCGGCGGGCTCGACCGTCTGCTCGGCCTGCTCGTCAGCTCACGCCGGGCGTCTGCGGTGGTGGGGCACTGATGCAGACCTGGATCCACGTCCTCGACTGGCGCGGCGTCGCCGACCGTGACGCCGTCGCGGTCCGCGACGGCCGTAGCGAGCTGACCTACGGCGAGCTGCGCGCCCGGATCGAGGAGCGCGCTGGCGGCTGGCATGACCACGGGGTGCGCAGCCACGACGTCGTGGCCGTGCTCTCGCACAACAGCGCCGAGATGCTCGTCCAGACGCTGGCCCTCCTGCGGATCGGCGCGCTGCCGCTTCTGCTCAACTGGCGCCTGACCGCGACCGAGATCGCCGAGCTGCTCGCGCTGACGCGGCCGGTCGCCGTCTTCGCCGACGCCGCCTCGACCCCGCTGGTGGCGCCGACGGAGCGAATCCTGCGGTTCGCCGACGGCCCGGCCCGAGACGACTGGTTCGAGGCCGCCACGCTCGTCGGCGACGTCCCACCGCGGCCGCACACGCGGCTGCGCTCAGCCGAGGACGCGCTGCTCATGCACACCAGCGGCACGACCGGGCGGCCCAAGGTGATCCCGATCGACCACGGCTCGCTCGTCCGAGGCCTGGCAGCCTTCGCGATCGACATCGGCGACCAGCGCCGCGGGAGCGTGCATCTGGCGATGATGCCCCTGTTCCACCTCGCCGGGTTCGCCCAGGCGATGCAGTGCCTCCTGACCGGCGGCACGCTCGTCGTGCACGACGGCTTCGACGCCGACCGCGCGATCGACGCGATCGGCGCCGAGCGGGTCAACTTCCTCACCGCGGTCCCCGCGATCATCGAGGCGCTGACCGTCGCCCTTGAGGGACCCCGCGCCGGGGCAGACCTCACGAGCCTGCGCGAGATCCAGTACGGCGCCGCGCCGATCGCGCCCGCACTGCTCGAGCGCGCGGTGCGGGTCGTGTGCCGCCGGTTCCGGCAGATCTACGGCAGCACCGAACTGCAGGGGTTCTTGTCGATCCTGCGCCCCGAGGACCACGTCGCAGGCGCCGCCCGGCTCGCGTCCGCGGGGTGTCTCTCACCTGGGTGGGAGGCGCGGATCGTCGACTCCCACGGCCGCGCGACACCCGCCGGGACCCCGGGCGAGCTGGAGGTCCGCGGCGAGAGCGTCATCCGCGAGTACTGGCACGACCCGGACACGACCCGCACCGCGTTCACCGCCGACGGCTGGTTCCGCACCGGCGACATCGGCGACCTGAGTCCCGACGGCTACCTCAGCATCGTCGGACGGGCCAAGGACATGATCATCAGCGGCGGTGAGAACGTGTACCCGGCCGAGGTCGAACGCGTGCTGCTCGCCCACCCCGCGGTGCTCGACGCGGCCGTGGTCGCCCGGTCGCACCCGCGCTGGGGCGAGACGCCGGCCGCGTTTGTGGTGACCGGCGAGACCAGCGTCGAGCCCGCCGCCCTGCTCGCGTTCTGCCGCGAGCGGCTGGCCCGCTTCAAGTGCCCCAGCGACGTGACCCTCGTCGGTGACCTGCCCCGCAACGCCCTCGGCAAGGTGCTCAAGTCCGAGCTACGCCGACGCGCCGCCGAGTCCGCAGGCCCGCGGTCGCATGGGCCCCCGCACCCCGCACCAGAGGACGACCGGCCAACAGGAGGCACGACGTGATGGACCACACTCGATCGATCGCCACCATGCTGCGGCACTGGGCGCACACGCACCCCGACTCCCCCGGCGTCAGCGTCGACGGCGTCGCCGACCACACCTTCGCCAGTTGGCTGGAGGCGAGCTCGCGGCTCGCCGCGGGCCTGCGGGGCGTCGGCGTCGGGCCGGGTGACCGCATCGGCTTCATCGGCAAGAGCGCCGTGGTGTGGGCCGAGGCGTTCGCGGCGGCGTCGCTGCTGCGCGCCGCCGCGGCGCCCCTCAACTGGCGACTGAGTCCCGCGGAGACCGCGGAGATCCTTGCGGACGCTGATGTGGCCGCGCTCATCACCGAGGCGGAGTTCCTTCCGCTGACGGGCCGCCCGGCGTCGGACGACGGCCGGGTGCGGCTCATCCTCCCCGACGGCTCGGAGCACGACTACGCGCAGTTCGTCTCGTCGCACGAGGCCGGCGACGACTGGCCGGAGCCGGAGCCGGAGCCGGAGCCCGAGGACATCGCGCTCCTGCTGTACACCTCGGGCACCTCAGGCACGCCCAAGGGCGTCGAGCTGCCCAACCGGGCCATCGAGGCCAACATCACCTCACCGTTCCCGGTCGACCTCACCGTCGGCGACGTCGTCATGGTGCCCGCCCCGACCTTCCACCTGTCCGGGACGGGCTGGCTCTACTCGGCCCTCAGCCGCGGCGCCGCCTCACTGTTCGTGTTCGACATCCGCCCGGAGGCCGTGCTCGACGTCCTCGCCGACGGCCGGGTCACCTACGCCATCACGGTTCCGGCGATCGTCCAGGCGCTCGTGCAGCACCCGACGGCGCGCAGCCGCACGTACCCGTCTCTGCGCACCCTCATCTACGGCGGCTCGCCGATGTCGCCGAGCCTCGCCGACGCGGCGCACGAGGTCTTCGACTGCGACCTCGTGCAGGGCTACGGCCTGACCGAGACGTGCGGGCCGATCACGTGCCTGTCGGACGAAGACCACCGGCGCGGCGGCGCCCGGCTCGCCTCGGCCGGACGCGCGATCGCGGGCGTGGAGCTCGGTGTGTTCGACCCCGCGACGGGTGAGCGCTGCGCGACAGGCGAGGTCGGCGAGGTGTGGGCGCGCACCCCCACGATCATGGCCGGCTACCGCAATCGGCCGCAGGAGGTGCGGGCCGTGCTGCACGAGGACGGCTGGTTCCGCACGGGAGACGCCGGCTGTCTGGACGAAGACGGCTACTTGTTCCTGCGCGACCGCGTGAAGGACATGATCGTCTCGGGAGGCGAGAACGTCTATCCCGTCGAGGTGGAGAACGTGCTCACCGCACACCCCGCGGTGCGCGACGCCGCGGTCATCGGCGTCCCTGACGAGCGGTGGGGCGAGACGGTCAAGGCGCTGGTCGTCACGGGCGAGCGCACACCCGACGCGCACGAGCTGATCGAGTTCTGCCGCGAGCGCCTGGCCCACTTCAAGTGCCCGACGTCGGTCGACGTCGTCGACTCGCTGCCCCGCAACCCCACCGGCAAGCTCATGAAGCGCGAGTTGCGCGCGCCGTACTGGGCGGGCCGGGCGCGCGGGATCGCCTGAGGGACGGGACCAGGAGACGGTCATGGTCGCGCGCTACGAGGAGGTCGCCCGATCGCTGGCGCGCCGCATCGAGGACGCCACCTACCCGGTGGGCTCACGTCTGCCGCCCGAGGTCGACCTGGCCACGACCTATGCCGTATCGCGCGCGACCATCCGCTCGGCGCTCGACTCGCTGGAGCGCCTGGGGATGGTCTCGCGGCGCCGTCGTGTCGGGACCCGTGTCGAGTCGGCGCGCCCGACGACGGGCTATGTGCGCACCGTGACGACGATGAACGAGCTGGTGCAGTACTCCACCGAGACGCGCCGGCGCGTGCTCGGCCGCCAGGACGTCACGGTCGACGCCGCCCTCGCGGCGGTGCTCGGGTGCGCGCCGGGCAGCGCGTGGGTGCTGGTGACGATGCTCCGCATCGACGACGCGGGTCTCGGCGCGTCCCGACCTCTGTGCCACACCGACGTCTACCTCGCCCCGGACGTCGCGTCGGTCGTCGGCGATCGCGTCTCGCGCCCGGACGGGTTGATCGCCGAGGTCGTCGAGCAGTGCACCGGGCGCCTGACCGTCCGCGTCGACCAGCGGGTGCGCGCCTGCGCGCTGCCGTGTCACCTGGCCGGGCCGCTGCGCGCCGACGCCGGCAGCCCCGCTCTGCGGGTCGTGCGCCGGTACGTCGAGCGCTCGGGCGCGGTCGCCCTGGTGACAGTCTCGACGCACCCGGCGGACCGATTCGAGTTCACCGTGTCCATGGAGCGCTCCGACGCCTGAGGGCACGCGATGGGTCGCCGCGTCGGCCCGAAGGAGGTGCACGTGCGAGTCACCGAGGTCCGTGAGATGGACGTCCCGCTCCAGGGCGGTCTCTCGAACGCCGTCGTCAGCTTTGTCGGCCACAAGGTCTCGCTGGTCGCTGTCGTCAGCGACCACGTGCGGCACGGTGTGCCCGTGATCGGCGTCGCGTTCAACTCGATCGGCCGTCACGCCCAGGGCGGGATCCTGCGCGAGCGGATGGTGCCGCGTCTGCTCGCCTCCGCGCCCGAGGCGCTGCTCGACCCCCGGGACGGGCTCCTGGACCCCGCGCGTGTGCTGGCATGCGTGCTGCGCGACGAGAAGCCCGGCGGCCACGGGGATCGCGCGGCGGCCGCGAGCGCCGTCGAGCTCGCATGCTGGGACCTGCTCGCCAAGGCGCACGACGAGCCGGCCTTCGCGACGATCGCCCGCCGGCACGGGCGCGCGCCCACGACGGCGGGGGTCCCGGTCTACGCGGCAGGCGGCTACTACGACGCCAGCGACGACGTGGCCGCGCTCGCGGCTGAGGT is a window from the Xylanimonas ulmi genome containing:
- a CDS encoding ABC transporter ATP-binding protein, producing the protein MALQVEGLAVRYGLAEAFRDVSLRVDDAQIVALLGNNGAGKTTLVRALSGTLARHGGRVVAGSARGAGLDLTRARADAIVRAGVVQVPEGRRIFGQLSVDENLAAGALALRSRAEARRIKAWVLDLFPVLAAKAGHPAALLSGGEQQMLAIGRALMSGPRTLLLDEPSLGIAPLATRTIMDTVREVNRAGASVLLVEQNTRLALSVAHHACLLHGGTIRAEGPAADLAASDVILELTLGRGVAHTATAAAVARGGGDG
- a CDS encoding GroES family chaperonin, whose product is MLFDRLLVQPEVDASERQSSAGLVIPATAVGPKRLAWAVVVAKGEHVRQVAVGDRVLFDPEGRAEVEVGGADYVLLRERDVHGVSQQQQEAGATGLYL
- a CDS encoding DoxX family protein, with the translated sequence MTTRLAQALQDDPTASAGLLVLRASIGLLILGHAAQKTWGALGGEGLTATAAIFERVGYRPGRPMVVVASILELLAGALLIVGLLTTLAGALLTAVMAVACSAHWPRGLWAAHGGFELPLLFGVVAAALTLTGPGGWSLDAVVEPSLPPATALVVLPLALAAAIGAIALRSAGQAKTPSRSPRATPAPPLEKKHRPRHRP
- a CDS encoding ABC transporter substrate-binding protein codes for the protein MRPTAKTVAPVLTLGLLIAGCSAKAEPGPQPSATAEVHGGDGVTTGPGVTDDTITLGALVPLSGPIGGLGQDAVAGVKLYFDEVNAAAGVCGREVVIEARDNKWDQQETLTQYTGLAGKVAAFANLSPGDHALTLKDRLDNDGLAVMAGSYDPLLLDVHQAFMPGSPYDVEAVNGIAYLIEQGVVAKGDTIGVIAYPVGIGAAVTKGVDGAAEHFGLTVEHTKIDSTAPDATAQVNALKQAGAKVIVMGTAGAAVVSAASVAAASDYRVTILATNLLSQGDVQGAAKDAILNHVVLVSNSAPFSSRAPAVRNLLAAWQDQADGRPISTPVGAGYLLAKVLTVALQQACLDGDLTPHAITAALSTVGKIDTEGLSVDLDYSTPGQPPSLETFVLRPDADADGGVVAVTEPFASDAARAYASARGYTK
- a CDS encoding ABC transporter ATP-binding protein; translated protein: MGSDTILEAVDITVRFGGVVALDAVSFRVATGAIHAIIGPNGAGKSTCFNAMTGVSPIASGQVRLDGERLDRLPGRRIVARGVARTFQNVVLPESLTVADALRVGRHHRTRAGLLATALGLPSARSERRADDAMVRDLAQLLGLADRLDDPASSLPLGLRKKAEIARALCAEPRLLLLDEPVAGLNDAESQELGDKIRECRERFGLTVLLVEHDMELVMRVSDHVTVLQSGCVIADDRPEGVQRDPAVISAYLGAEVTEPTAPEREAITGG
- a CDS encoding branched-chain amino acid ABC transporter permease encodes the protein MDSLLSATANGLSLGALYAVMALGFVVIYRATGVLNFAHGAILLTGVYIASVVSQAHGYAPGALAGVGAGATVAVVAETVFLRHSKTRDHITLTILTLGLNILLVTEVSRRIGTHTLPLHDPIGNALTRFGGLTLPTARVLALVVSLVVITAFLLAFRLTRWGLAMRVSTADAEVASLMGVRLSVVSWTSWAIGGALAVISGLFLASFPAPGVTPSLADTAFRAFPAAVLGGLGSVGGALVGGILLGLAEAFAATYEGALGSWAHNLSGISAWLLLLVVLLLRPEGLFSARTVRRV
- a CDS encoding NAD-dependent epimerase/dehydratase family protein, coding for MSGPIVVLGASGQIGRLVVAALARAGVPVRAVGRAGGDGGGEGDQAPGVERHTLSAYDGPGLTEALDGCAAVVATLGMPYRATTWAEQWPPLLAAVARAAHTSGAPLTVLDNLYVYGRANGAVTEQSPLAPCSRKGRARLAGWCEVRRAQEAGADVVVARSADFLGPGAQSSILPWHDVVACARGRRGALPWLGDPDARHSFAWTPELAAALARIALQPALRASPVLHLPALRPTTGRQVATALGGLRGRPVRLRPLRSAAVTVAALVSGRAREQREMMYQVESDYVLDDGLVRRLGWTTPQLCVEDVLLHALGEGSGAPTR
- the bcp gene encoding thioredoxin-dependent thiol peroxidase gives rise to the protein MPRLAVGDTAPDFALPTSDGGDLSLAAALAAPGRRGVVVYFYPAAMTPGCTTQACDFRDSLASLQGAGYAVVGVSPDGVDKLARFAERDLLTFPLASDADHAVAEAYGAWGVRKLYGKEVTGIIRSTVVVAPDGTVALAQYNVKATGHVARLRKALGVD